The following are encoded in a window of Roseimaritima ulvae genomic DNA:
- a CDS encoding circadian clock KaiB family protein gives MKSTESAPDGPASFSGEDNEQWELRLYVAGRTTKSVTAFNNLKSLCEEHLQGRYSIEVIDLLEKPQLAAGDQIVAIPTVVRKLPEPLCRLVGDLRDTEKALVGLQLIPRRSVGG, from the coding sequence ATGAAATCCACCGAGTCCGCCCCTGATGGTCCTGCGTCGTTTTCTGGCGAGGACAACGAACAGTGGGAATTGCGGCTGTATGTTGCCGGCCGAACCACCAAATCGGTGACGGCTTTCAACAACCTGAAGAGTCTGTGTGAGGAGCATCTACAGGGACGCTATAGCATCGAAGTCATCGATTTGTTGGAAAAACCTCAGCTGGCCGCCGGAGATCAAATCGTGGCAATTCCCACCGTGGTACGTAAGTTGCCTGAACCACTGTGCCGGTTGGTCGGCGATCTACGTGATACGGAAAAAGCATTGGTCGGATTGCAATTGATTCCGCGACGTAGCGTGGGCGGATGA
- a CDS encoding CHASE domain-containing protein: MTSPAPLIDTIGPSEQDVADGGSFHSSGVAWAILGVSLIVTAIAWYLSHSYIEDRATDRFRFRTAEVRDAVAQRMLEYEQVLRSGVGLFASSDHVSREEWRKFIDNSELQEYYPGIQGIGISEFVSREEKEAYEQAVREEGFPDFAIQPEGDRKRYGVVHYLEPFDWRNQRAFGYDMYSEPTRRSAMDQAIASGRPTISGMVTLVQETETDVQRGFLVYLPIFDRSLPRDTLEQKRAAVQGFVYAPFRANDLMQGILQSETSDIDFEIFDGETLTATHLLYDSNGTLHGTSDNAAPQFSETFQLNLHGRTWTLYFESKPGFIGPTESATSFLVACVGLLVDVLLFLVIGSIGRRHRHAAMLAESMTQAFRRQQKQFKAVCDSAHDPIVLIDARGDLIYANPATEKTFGFTAEELLGRSYRLLFQSAPINRDVRSLPPGSGVFQSVANTEQICLRRDGDAFQAEVSMSHWSEEGQPFSALVLRDVSDRKEKEALIRQTVTELERSNRDLDDFANIASHDLRSPLRGIAHLAEWTIEDAGDRLPSTCTEHLQKMQDRIELMDGLLRDLLAYSRAGKIDDRLVTVDTNELVQQLASLLDRPAEFGVHIEGDLPSFETLRTPLETCLRNLMANAIKHHDRSDGTVTISATVDSHFVHFVVADDGPGIAHAYHDRIFKIFHTLAAKDSGDSGSGVGLAIIKKTVESYGGSIGVESDIGQGARFILHWPRKIADRSGVEKIESNRSLRAVSP, translated from the coding sequence GTGACGAGTCCAGCTCCACTAATCGATACCATTGGTCCCAGCGAGCAAGACGTGGCGGACGGAGGGTCCTTTCACAGCTCGGGCGTCGCCTGGGCTATCTTGGGCGTTTCTCTGATCGTGACCGCGATCGCTTGGTATTTGTCGCACAGTTATATCGAAGATCGGGCTACGGACCGGTTTCGGTTTCGAACCGCGGAAGTCCGCGACGCGGTCGCCCAGCGAATGTTGGAGTACGAGCAGGTGCTTCGCAGCGGCGTCGGCTTGTTTGCCTCCTCGGATCACGTTTCGCGGGAGGAATGGCGTAAATTTATCGATAATTCCGAATTGCAAGAATATTACCCCGGGATCCAGGGAATCGGGATCAGCGAGTTTGTTTCCCGCGAAGAAAAAGAGGCTTACGAACAAGCCGTACGGGAGGAAGGCTTTCCGGATTTCGCGATCCAACCCGAGGGTGATCGTAAACGTTACGGGGTGGTGCATTATTTGGAACCGTTTGATTGGCGAAACCAACGTGCCTTCGGCTACGACATGTATTCGGAACCGACCCGCCGTAGCGCCATGGATCAAGCGATTGCCTCGGGGCGACCGACGATCTCCGGAATGGTTACTCTGGTGCAGGAAACCGAGACCGATGTGCAACGCGGATTTTTGGTCTATTTGCCCATCTTCGATCGCTCGCTGCCACGCGACACGCTGGAACAAAAACGGGCGGCGGTGCAAGGGTTTGTGTATGCACCCTTTCGCGCCAACGATTTGATGCAGGGGATTCTACAAAGCGAAACCTCCGACATTGATTTCGAGATTTTTGACGGCGAGACGCTGACCGCCACACACTTGTTGTATGACAGTAACGGGACGCTCCACGGCACATCCGACAATGCCGCCCCGCAGTTCAGCGAAACCTTTCAGCTGAATTTGCACGGTCGCACCTGGACCCTGTACTTTGAGTCCAAGCCGGGGTTCATCGGACCCACCGAATCGGCCACCAGCTTTCTGGTCGCTTGTGTGGGCCTGTTGGTGGACGTATTGCTGTTTCTGGTGATCGGTTCGATCGGGCGACGCCATCGTCACGCCGCCATGTTGGCCGAGAGCATGACGCAAGCGTTTCGTCGCCAGCAAAAACAGTTCAAAGCCGTCTGTGACTCCGCGCATGACCCGATCGTGTTGATCGATGCCAGGGGCGATTTGATCTACGCCAATCCGGCCACCGAAAAGACGTTTGGGTTTACCGCGGAAGAACTGCTCGGACGTTCCTATCGGTTGCTATTTCAATCCGCACCGATCAATCGGGATGTCCGATCCTTGCCGCCCGGAAGCGGCGTGTTTCAGTCTGTCGCGAATACGGAACAGATTTGTCTGCGCCGCGATGGCGACGCGTTTCAGGCGGAGGTTTCGATGTCGCACTGGAGCGAAGAGGGCCAGCCGTTTTCCGCTTTGGTCCTGCGCGATGTCTCGGACCGCAAAGAAAAAGAAGCTTTGATCCGGCAGACCGTCACGGAACTCGAACGCAGCAATCGCGACCTCGATGACTTCGCCAATATCGCCTCCCACGATTTGCGGTCACCGTTGCGAGGAATTGCCCATTTGGCCGAATGGACGATCGAAGACGCCGGAGACCGGCTGCCTTCCACCTGCACCGAACATCTGCAGAAAATGCAGGACCGAATCGAATTGATGGATGGCCTGTTGCGGGACCTACTGGCCTACTCCCGCGCCGGTAAGATCGATGACCGGCTGGTCACTGTCGATACCAACGAACTGGTTCAGCAACTGGCATCGTTGCTCGATCGACCGGCTGAGTTCGGGGTTCATATCGAAGGCGATTTGCCGAGCTTTGAAACCCTGCGGACACCGCTGGAAACCTGTCTCCGCAATTTGATGGCCAACGCCATCAAGCATCATGATCGCAGCGACGGAACGGTTACGATATCGGCGACCGTGGATTCCCATTTTGTGCACTTCGTCGTCGCCGACGATGGCCCAGGAATCGCGCACGCCTACCACGACCGGATCTTTAAAATTTTCCATACCCTGGCTGCCAAGGATTCCGGCGACTCGGGCAGCGGAGTGGGCTTGGCGATCATTAAAAAGACGGTGGAAAGCTACGGCGGATCGATTGGGGTGGAATCCGACATTGGCCAGGGAGCTCGCTTCATCTTGCACTGGCCGCGAAAAATCGCCGATCGCTCGGGGGTCGAGAAAATAGAATCGAACCGGTCCCTTCGTGCCGTCTCACCGTGA
- a CDS encoding hybrid sensor histidine kinase/response regulator, producing the protein MTGEPLQSQVEELRRRLAEAENTIEAIRSGEVDAFVVHEGDTPRIYTLQGADRPYRLLVEQMQQGAVTLTEGGDIAYCNRRFAEMLKRPHRGLIGRSLSDFVVLDCQESYSNLLRQGRASSAQAEAYLVDSEGTRVPVFLTFSALDPESGVAIGVLITDLTSQRSHERLRETTEQLRINEERYRTLFQSIDEGFCVLETLFDDQGQCVDYRFIEVNPAFEKQAGLVNAVGRTMREMAPQMESNWFEIYGQVAKTGQPRRFVNQAQELSRWFNVYAFRLGGAESRRVAVLFTDITHQLEADTELKLARSQLQSTLNAAEIGTWEFDLITNSVQADANLANMLALSEADANGGPVSAYMDAIHPDDRPLVLKRIRQVIERGHRFEVHCRIAVQEQPVRHLVARGRVERDVKGCALRLPGVVMDVTAQRQAEESLRESEQHLRKIAARLEEADRRKDQFLATLAHELRNPLAPIKSAAQMMQDVDEDPAQLRELSALIDRQADQMVRLIDDLLDVSRIRRGKLKLRTQPIELRKVVAVALEAAAPFIADSKQTLHVYNPDPPLYVMGDAARLTQVLVNLLNNAAKYTPPAGNIWLSVQADETQAIIEVRDDGIGLSQESSQKIFEMFEQVDVSKERGQSGLGIGLSLAKTLIDLHGGQISVESPGLNQGCRFTVQLPLLQQYHPPQETEGQTAALNAPESTRYRILVVDDTRGNRFVLARMLRKMGHEVREAVDGLDGYQQALQWRPDVIFSDISMPNMNGHELAKKIRQTQSLQHVRMVALTGFGQAADRQQAFDSGFDEHIVKPVDIRVVQRLLLADLPSVRQPPG; encoded by the coding sequence ATGACCGGCGAGCCCCTGCAATCCCAAGTCGAAGAACTCCGTCGCCGACTGGCCGAAGCGGAAAATACGATTGAAGCCATCCGCAGCGGCGAGGTGGACGCGTTTGTGGTTCATGAAGGCGACACGCCGCGGATCTATACGCTGCAGGGGGCTGACCGCCCGTACCGGCTGTTGGTCGAACAGATGCAGCAGGGGGCCGTGACCCTGACCGAAGGCGGCGACATCGCTTACTGCAATCGCCGTTTTGCAGAAATGCTAAAGAGGCCTCACCGAGGCTTGATCGGCAGGTCCTTGTCCGATTTTGTCGTCCTCGACTGCCAGGAATCCTACAGCAACCTGCTGCGCCAAGGTCGCGCCTCGTCCGCTCAGGCCGAAGCCTATCTGGTCGATTCCGAAGGAACTCGGGTGCCCGTGTTTCTGACCTTCAGCGCGCTGGATCCCGAAAGCGGCGTGGCGATCGGGGTCTTGATCACCGACCTGACCTCCCAACGCTCCCACGAACGGCTCCGCGAGACCACCGAGCAACTGCGGATCAACGAAGAGCGATATCGGACGCTGTTCCAATCGATCGATGAAGGCTTCTGCGTGCTGGAAACGCTGTTTGACGATCAGGGGCAATGCGTCGACTACCGCTTTATCGAAGTCAATCCGGCCTTCGAGAAACAGGCTGGATTGGTCAATGCCGTGGGCCGCACGATGCGGGAGATGGCGCCGCAGATGGAATCGAATTGGTTTGAGATCTATGGGCAGGTCGCCAAAACCGGTCAACCCCGACGGTTTGTCAATCAAGCTCAGGAACTCTCCCGCTGGTTCAATGTCTACGCCTTCCGTTTGGGCGGTGCGGAAAGCCGTCGCGTGGCGGTGTTGTTCACCGACATCACCCATCAATTGGAAGCGGACACCGAACTCAAACTGGCTCGTTCGCAACTGCAATCCACTCTGAATGCCGCCGAAATCGGTACTTGGGAGTTCGATCTGATCACCAACAGCGTCCAGGCGGACGCCAACCTGGCCAACATGCTTGCGCTCAGCGAAGCCGATGCCAACGGCGGTCCGGTGTCGGCCTATATGGATGCGATTCATCCGGACGATCGCCCCTTGGTCTTGAAACGCATCCGACAGGTGATCGAACGCGGACACCGTTTTGAAGTGCATTGCCGGATCGCGGTCCAGGAGCAACCGGTTCGCCATCTGGTGGCTCGCGGGCGAGTCGAACGGGATGTGAAAGGCTGCGCCCTGCGACTGCCGGGCGTGGTGATGGACGTGACGGCCCAGCGGCAGGCCGAGGAGTCGCTGCGTGAGAGTGAGCAACACTTGCGGAAAATTGCCGCTCGGTTGGAAGAGGCCGATCGGCGCAAGGATCAGTTCCTGGCAACTCTCGCTCACGAGCTGCGCAACCCGCTGGCTCCCATCAAGTCGGCTGCTCAAATGATGCAGGATGTCGATGAAGATCCCGCTCAACTCCGCGAACTCAGCGCCCTGATCGATCGCCAGGCCGACCAGATGGTGCGGCTGATCGATGATCTGCTGGATGTGTCGCGGATCCGACGGGGCAAATTAAAGCTCCGCACCCAACCGATCGAACTGCGGAAGGTCGTGGCTGTGGCCCTGGAAGCCGCTGCACCGTTTATTGCCGATTCCAAACAAACGCTGCACGTGTACAATCCCGACCCGCCACTATACGTCATGGGCGACGCCGCTCGCTTGACTCAGGTGTTGGTCAACCTGTTGAACAATGCCGCCAAATACACTCCCCCAGCGGGCAATATCTGGCTGTCGGTTCAAGCCGATGAAACCCAGGCCATCATCGAGGTGCGCGACGACGGGATCGGTCTGTCACAGGAATCGAGTCAGAAGATCTTTGAGATGTTCGAACAGGTCGACGTCTCGAAAGAACGCGGGCAATCGGGCTTGGGGATCGGACTGTCATTGGCCAAGACCCTGATCGACTTGCATGGCGGACAAATCAGCGTGGAAAGCCCTGGCCTAAATCAGGGCTGCCGATTTACTGTGCAGTTGCCGTTGCTGCAGCAGTACCATCCTCCCCAAGAAACCGAAGGGCAAACGGCCGCGCTAAATGCCCCCGAGTCGACTCGTTACCGGATCCTGGTCGTTGACGATACGCGTGGAAATCGTTTCGTGCTGGCCCGCATGCTTCGCAAAATGGGGCACGAGGTTCGCGAAGCGGTCGACGGGCTGGATGGGTATCAACAGGCCCTGCAATGGAGGCCGGATGTGATTTTTTCGGATATTTCGATGCCTAATATGAATGGGCACGAACTAGCCAAAAAAATTCGTCAAACACAATCCTTACAACACGTCCGCATGGTCGCCTTGACCGGTTTCGGCCAGGCCGCTGACCGCCAGCAGGCCTTCGATTCGGGTTTTGACGAACACATTGTCAAACCGGTCGACATCCGGGTGGTGCAACGATTGTTGCTAGCCGATCTCCCATCGGTTCGGCAGCCGCCGGGATGA
- the kaiC gene encoding circadian clock protein KaiC has product MAADEQQRSVSASDPSEAGRSVNPTDAPAGLAKPRSGLAKTLTGIEGFDVISGGGLPAGRATLVCGAAGCGKTLFGMEFLVRGATAFDEPGVFVSFEETTDELAENVSSLGFDVKQLIDQRRLAIDYVRVERSEIEENGEYDLEGLFVRLAYAIDLIGAKRVVLDTVETLFGGLTNTGIIRSELRRLFRWLKDKGVTAVITGERGDGPLTRHGLEEYVSDCVVTLDHHVEAQVSTRRLRIVKYRGSVHGTNEYPFLIDRDGIVVMPLSTLSLNHAVSSERVSSGLPELDQMLSGGGFYRGSSVLVSGTAGSGKSSLAAHFAAAACRRSERVLYIAMEESPGQMIRNMRSIGLDLQPYVDQQLLRIHSVRATSFGLEQHLVQFYRLVTEFQPGSVVLDPISSLERGGTDFDANSMATRLIDFLKTEGITALMTSLTDGGAALEKTSLEISSLVDAWLLMRDVETPVDRKRLLFVLKSRGMAHSHRLRSFRITDRGFDLSETGS; this is encoded by the coding sequence ATGGCAGCAGATGAACAGCAACGGAGTGTCTCCGCGTCGGATCCTTCCGAGGCGGGACGCTCCGTAAACCCGACGGACGCTCCAGCCGGGCTGGCCAAGCCACGGTCCGGGCTGGCGAAGACGCTCACGGGGATCGAAGGATTTGATGTGATCAGCGGCGGCGGTTTGCCTGCCGGTCGAGCCACGCTGGTGTGCGGAGCGGCGGGCTGTGGAAAGACCTTGTTCGGGATGGAATTCTTGGTCCGGGGAGCCACGGCGTTTGACGAGCCGGGTGTGTTCGTCTCGTTCGAGGAAACGACCGACGAGTTGGCCGAGAATGTGTCTTCCCTGGGATTCGATGTCAAGCAATTGATCGACCAGCGCCGCCTGGCGATCGATTATGTGCGGGTCGAACGCAGCGAAATCGAAGAGAACGGCGAATACGATCTGGAAGGCTTGTTCGTCCGCTTGGCCTATGCGATCGATCTGATCGGTGCCAAGCGAGTGGTGTTGGATACCGTGGAAACCCTGTTTGGAGGGCTGACCAATACCGGAATCATCCGTTCGGAACTTCGCCGCTTGTTTCGTTGGTTGAAGGACAAGGGCGTCACGGCTGTGATCACCGGGGAACGTGGCGACGGTCCGCTGACGCGGCACGGCTTGGAAGAGTACGTGTCGGATTGTGTGGTCACGCTGGACCACCACGTCGAGGCTCAAGTTTCAACGCGGCGGTTGCGAATCGTCAAATATCGCGGTTCGGTGCATGGTACGAACGAGTATCCGTTCTTGATCGACCGGGACGGCATCGTCGTCATGCCCCTGTCGACGCTGTCGTTGAACCACGCGGTTAGTTCCGAGCGGGTTTCTTCGGGTCTGCCCGAGCTTGACCAGATGCTCAGCGGCGGAGGGTTCTACCGCGGCAGCAGTGTGCTGGTGTCGGGCACCGCGGGCAGCGGCAAGAGTTCTTTGGCGGCTCACTTCGCGGCCGCAGCCTGTCGGCGATCGGAGCGTGTATTGTACATCGCCATGGAGGAATCGCCTGGTCAGATGATCCGCAATATGCGGTCCATCGGTCTGGACCTCCAGCCCTACGTCGATCAGCAGTTGCTGCGGATCCACTCGGTACGAGCCACTTCGTTTGGTTTGGAACAGCACCTGGTGCAGTTCTATCGACTGGTGACGGAGTTCCAGCCCGGCAGCGTCGTGCTGGATCCGATTAGCTCTCTGGAGCGGGGGGGCACGGACTTTGATGCAAATTCGATGGCTACGCGGCTAATCGATTTTCTGAAAACCGAGGGCATCACGGCGCTGATGACCAGCCTGACCGATGGGGGGGCGGCCTTGGAAAAAACCAGTTTGGAAATTTCCTCCCTGGTCGACGCCTGGCTGTTGATGCGGGATGTGGAAACGCCCGTGGATCGCAAGCGATTGCTATTTGTTTTAAAATCAAGAGGGATGGCTCACTCCCATCGCCTACGTTCATTCCGGATTACGGATCGAGGCTTTGACTTGTCAGAGACCGGTTCGTAA
- a CDS encoding circadian clock KaiB family protein: MSGSLNDRRPLNSDSWETEDVPPSLVLRLFVTGMTPRSLRAIAQITAICKETLQGTHQLEIIDIYQHPGLASENQIIASPTLLKVSPPPTVRLVGELSDRAGVLRSLGVSERD, from the coding sequence ATGTCCGGCAGCTTGAACGATCGCCGACCACTCAACAGCGACTCCTGGGAAACCGAAGACGTACCTCCATCGTTGGTGCTGCGCTTGTTTGTGACCGGGATGACGCCGCGTTCACTGCGGGCCATCGCGCAAATCACGGCGATCTGCAAAGAGACGTTGCAAGGCACGCACCAGCTGGAAATTATCGATATCTATCAGCACCCCGGACTGGCCAGCGAAAATCAGATCATCGCCTCACCCACATTGTTGAAAGTGTCTCCGCCCCCAACGGTGCGGTTGGTCGGTGAGTTGTCCGATCGAGCCGGGGTGCTGAGGTCGTTGGGGGTCTCGGAACGGGACTGA